In the genome of Yarrowia lipolytica chromosome 1B, complete sequence, the window GGTTACCAAAACCCCGTCAGTTTGAGCATGTCCCAACATTAAAATCCGGTTCTAAACCTCAGCTCCCAGAGTGCAtggagctacagtacatacctgATACTGGATAACCGAAACAGACTTGTCTCTGGACTACACAGCTTGCCCAACACGACACAAGACAGGGAAGGAAAACGTGCcgagtatatatacacacaGCACACAGCCAGCTCGCGCAACCTTGCAAGATTAACAGCACACAACGCTATAACGAACTCAAGACAAAACATCACAAGAACAACCACACCCCTGCATCAGTTTCCTCAACCTGCTATGAAGCTACTGGTGTGCCTGGAAAACAGCGGGTTACTCAAAGAAGTCAAGGTCAGTCTCGCCACGGGTGACCACAAGGTACGTGACGTGGGGTTCAGTGAAGGTAGCGCGGTGCACGTATCCAAGGTGATTTACGACCAGAGACAGTACGTTGCTCTCGGGCGGAGGGATGGAAGTGTGGAGGTGCTGGACGTGGAGATGGGCACACCGAGAAGGCTTTACCCTGCCCACAGAGAGGTATTTCACCCCTCAGAGCTGTTCGCGTCCATTGATTATGCACACAATCTGCTCTATACATGCACCACTGGAGGCATGGTGACGGTGAGGGAATGCAAGCTGGACCAGACACAGACGAGCGACGAACTGCTCAGCACACATCACCTGGGCGATgcagtgtctgtgttaCGCCCCCACCCTACTCAGCGAGGAGTAGTCGCTTTTGGAGGACCACAGAGAGTTCTGGAGGTGGCCATCATCCGGACCAACCGCAGGAACCTGTGGCGATCGAGCAAGGAAGAGTACATTTGGATTTCAGACGTGAGATTCACTAATGTGCGTGGGACAAGCGATAATGCCGAGCCAGGCTACTCGTTGGTGGCGGTGTCACGATATGGAGACGCCTACATTTACCAGACAAATGTTTCTGCCCGGCCGGTCCGGAAAATCCAGGTTGGCGACTATCCACTCACACATCTCCACATGAACCACTCGTTAGGCGGAGACGCCTTCTACGTGGCCAACTCGCAGAACCAGGTGTCGTTGGTGGATTATGACGGCCAGGTGCGTCACAAGGTGTGTATGCCTGAAGGGAGTGTTTTTCTGGCAGATTTCTTTAGTCCAGCAACGCGCCAGGACCCCCGAGTGCCTCAGACAGAGCCCATTCCGTCCACATCCATTTCCCGAGGGGATAATCTGCAAAGTGCGCTGTGGGGCGAGTTGCTGATGCGAAGAAGACAGCATACTCGACAGCAACAACTtcagaaccagaaccagagTACGGAACCGGATCCTGATGCAGACAACACAGACCACTACGTGCTCAACGATGAT includes:
- a CDS encoding uncharacterized protein (Compare to YALI0B21054g, weakly similar to uniprot|Q8VCG3 Mus musculus Hypothetical protein): MKLLVCLENSGLLKEVKVSLATGDHKVRDVGFSEGSAVHVSKVIYDQRQYVALGRRDGSVEVLDVEMGTPRRLYPAHREVFHPSELFASIDYAHNLLYTCTTGGMVTVRECKLDQTQTSDELLSTHHLGDAVSVLRPHPTQRGVVAFGGPQRVLEVAIIRTNRRNLWRSSKEEYIWISDVRFTNVRGTSDNAEPGYSLVAVSRYGDAYIYQTNVSARPVRKIQVGDYPLTHLHMNHSLGGDAFYVANSQNQVSLVDYDGQVRHKVCMPEGSVFLADFFSPATRQDPRVPQTEPIPSTSISRGDNLQSALWGELLMRRRQHTRQQQLQNQNQSTEPDPDADNTDHYVLNDDTHSDEAPRRPPFDRRYFERVLGLSRPRIQITTGGEDRARREASRELRREERRLRMIRAAPGNLSYSSFGQGPLVRRHQRWSPLTLARDLQTIRRPETASGQAWTRDTDDLIANPSASLRASRDSDFFRELWCDDDEQSLMYFNTLSSVHLPNEGEEEEEEEDEDEEELTVRESDTEELFAPGILGGSSEIVDRFMPPHLQTSRTTAPLQPSMGRFVGGVQYESRASGLDLTVVAGLDRHVRVFDISQPSIASRGRLLFDIAFESRITSVAILEVSEEDICEKTKRAASPVSRDTKRQRV